One window of Gammaproteobacteria bacterium genomic DNA carries:
- a CDS encoding AAA family ATPase encodes MRPAHILAILDREYQSARHGHHTPVMLWGPPGVGKSQMVALVAARHGIPVIDLRLSQMEPTDLRGIPFRINEVVEWAIPAMLPDAVRHGPFGILFLDEITSAAPTVSAAAYQLILDRALGNYEVPPGWAIFAAGNRQGDRGVTYSMPAPLANRFSHFEVETHLDDWVAWAHEHKLDQRLIGFLRFRPELLFQFDPAHNPVAFPSPRSWEFAHRALAKFGDQPQLLLGALQACVGPAAGVELKAFIDNIERLPDVEAIVNGQAAPVPKEMDLQYAVASALVARAMRARGTPDETKVYGHILSYANTFPTREMGVMLVSDLQRAVGEQLFKLPQFGQWAKNIADVMLYDLWRKPAGRTN; translated from the coding sequence ATGCGCCCCGCTCATATCTTGGCCATCCTCGACCGTGAATACCAAAGCGCCCGTCACGGGCACCACACGCCGGTAATGCTGTGGGGACCGCCGGGTGTCGGCAAATCGCAAATGGTGGCGCTGGTGGCAGCGCGGCACGGCATACCGGTCATCGATCTGCGCTTATCGCAGATGGAACCAACCGATCTGCGCGGCATTCCGTTTCGTATTAACGAGGTCGTCGAGTGGGCGATTCCGGCGATGTTGCCGGATGCGGTACGGCATGGGCCGTTCGGGATTTTGTTTCTCGACGAAATCACCTCGGCCGCACCGACCGTATCGGCCGCGGCTTATCAATTGATCCTCGACCGCGCCCTCGGTAACTACGAGGTCCCGCCCGGTTGGGCGATCTTCGCCGCCGGCAATCGCCAAGGCGATCGCGGCGTCACTTACAGCATGCCGGCGCCGCTCGCCAACCGCTTCTCGCACTTCGAAGTCGAAACCCATCTCGACGACTGGGTCGCCTGGGCGCACGAGCACAAACTCGATCAACGCTTGATCGGCTTCCTGCGCTTCCGCCCGGAGTTATTGTTCCAATTCGATCCGGCGCACAACCCAGTCGCCTTTCCGAGCCCACGCTCGTGGGAATTCGCCCATCGAGCGCTCGCTAAGTTCGGCGATCAACCGCAGCTCCTGCTCGGCGCACTGCAAGCATGCGTCGGCCCAGCCGCCGGCGTCGAGCTCAAGGCGTTCATCGACAACATCGAGCGCCTGCCGGACGTCGAGGCCATCGTCAACGGCCAAGCGGCGCCAGTGCCGAAAGAGATGGATCTGCAATACGCCGTCGCCTCGGCGCTGGTCGCCCGCGCCATGCGCGCCCGCGGCACACCGGACGAGACCAAGGTCTACGGCCATATCCTCAGCTACGCCAATACCTTCCCGACACGCGAGATGGGCGTGATGCTGGTGTCCGACCTGCAACGCGCGGTCGGCGAGCAATTGTTCAAGCTGCCGCAGTTCGGACAATGGGCGAAGAACATCGCCGATGTGATGCTCTACGACCTTTGGCGAAAACCGGCCGGCCGCACCAATTAA